The Falco peregrinus isolate bFalPer1 chromosome 1, bFalPer1.pri, whole genome shotgun sequence genome has a window encoding:
- the FBXO34 gene encoding F-box only protein 34 isoform X1, translating into MKSSCRAGLHREPLNSTSSTFHQVKRVSGMHLKPYLKLQKKERSPEISQDSLRGSPVSHQRPAQEEKYTNCTKLSVFPKPSFVTPSQKLLGIIYPNTMCNMNGKGPADGPSAREKKNALSATIHQGEEEGPLDVWAVVKPGNTKEKIAFFAAQQCSNNNRLGSVKIKSTWDIDGRTAKRRKKSVDLKKAKIQLERMREANARCSQPEPFACGIEHCSVHYVNDSGEGVFPGRSLSVIEMVAFLEQRASALLVDCAKTCMPASATRLSAQPKGALPSSDLFSSAGACEVHVERGPCSNSEQQQSEPVRVLDMVAKLESECLRQQSEREAGSLSRNNSFRRNVGRVLLASGTQPEGEVGKVSSGVLAQGDGLEEAGVAEAGYGGCCGPLGDTELWDGAASAQQPFPSGLDTQMGNVNSGLAHTALAVAAGRSDSETRIEPPRPLLSACPAAARLLPDSLRSKNATLDCIAKEPVIFPKQSLHPARKEPLCISISVTKTEKGCRKEKLSNSSASEDPLPGRLFFLQADQPAAHEQQPLRESTQEKPGEVVQNEDEDALASDRSCVRSGVPTEPSALPVPPTEGALQVLDASCLKRQVSHDFLETRFKIQQLLEPQQYMAFLPHHIIVKIFGLLPTRSLVALKCTCYYFKFIIEYYNIRPADSRWVRDSRYREDPCKQCKKKYVKGDVSLCRWHPKPYCQALPYGPGYWMCCHRSQKGIPGCKLGLHDNHWVPACHSFNRAIHKKTRGAGAEVEEEY; encoded by the exons ATGAAGAgttcctgcagagctggcctCCACAGGGAACCGCTAAATTCCACATCTTCCACTTTCCATCAAGTCAAACG gGTTTCTGGTATGCACTTAAAGCCATATCTGAAGTTACAGAAGAAAGAGCGATCTCCAGAAATAAGCCAGGATTCTCTGAGAGGCTCACCTGTGAGCCATCAGAGACcagcacaagaagaaaaatataccaACTGCACCAAACTGAGCGTTTTCCCAAAACCCTCCTTTGTGACTCCATCTCAAAAGCTTCTGGGGATTATTTATCCAAATACTATGTGCAATATGAATGGGAAAGGCCCAGCGGATGGTCCAAGtgcaagggaaaagaagaatgcCCTCTCTGCAACCATCCAccagggagaagaagaaggaccGCTGGATGTCTGGGCTGTAGTGAAACCTGGCAATACGAAGGAGAAGATTGCGTTCTTTGCAGCCCAGCAATGCAGCAACAACAACCGGCTAGGCTCTGTGAAAATCAAAAGCACGTGGGATATTGACGGAAGAACAGCTAAACGCAGGAAAAAATCAGTAGAtcttaaaaaagccaaaattcagctggaaAGAATGAGGGAGGCAAATGCCAGGTGCTCCCAGCCAGAGCCTTTCGCCTGCGGCATCGAGCACTGTTCGGTGCATTACGTGAATGACAGCGGTGAGGGTGTGTTCCCAGGCCGGTCCCTCTCGGTGATAGAGATGGTAGCCTTTCTGGAGCAGCGAGCAAGTGCTTTATTGGTAGACTGTGCTAAAACCTGCATGCCTGCTTCTGCTACGAGGCTGAGCGCTCAGCCTAAAGGTGCGCTTCCCAGCTCAGACCTTTTCTCCTCTGCCGGGGCCTGCGAGGTCCATGTGGAGAGGGGACCTTGCAGCAATAGCGAGCAGCAGCAGAGCGAGCCTGTGCGTGTGCTGGACATGGTGGCCAAGCTGGAGTCAGAGTGCCTGAGGCAGCAGAGCGAGAGGGAGGCTGGGAGCCTCTCGCGGAACAACAGCTTCCGCAGAAATGTCGGGAGGGTGCTCCTGGCGAGCGGCACCCAGCCCGAGGGCGAGGTGGGGAAGGTCTCCTCGGGGGTCCTGGCTCAGGGGGATGGCTTGGAGGAGGCAGGGGTAGCAGAAGCTGGGTATGGAGGGTGTTGTGGTCCTCTGGGTGACACAGAGTTGTGGGATGGTGCtgcctctgctcagcagccttTTCCTTCTGGGCTGGATACTCAGATGGGGAATGTGAATTCGGGACTTGCTCATACAGCATTGGCTGTAGCTGCTGGCAGGAGTGATTCTGAAACGCGGATCGAGCCTCCCAGACCCCTGCTGTCTGCAtgtccagctgctgccaggttGCTGCCGGATTCCTTGCGGAGCAAGAACGCGACTCTTGATTGCATAGCGAAAGAGCCTGTAATTTTCCCAAAGCAAAGTCTGCATCCTGCTAGGAAGGAGCCCTTATGCATCAGTATATCGGTCACCAAGACTGAGAAGGGATGCAGGAAAGAGAAGCTCTCCAACTCCAGTGCTAGTGAAGATCCGCTCCCAGGGAGGCTGTTCTTCCTCCAGGCTGACCAGCCTGCTGCTCATGAGCAACAGCCACTACGGGAAAGTACCCAAGAAAAGCCAGGAGAAGTAGTCCAAAATGAGGATGAGGATGCCTTGGCATCTGACAGGTCGTGTGTCAGAAGCGGTGTCCCTACAGAGCCATCTGCCCTTCCTGTTCCTCCGACAGAAGGGGCTTTGCAAGTACTTGATGCTTCCTGCTTAAAAAGGCAGGTTTCGCATGACTTTCTGGAGACCAGGTTTAAAATCCAGCAGCTGTTGGAGCCTCAGCAGTATATGGCCTTCTTGCCTCACCACATCATAGTGAAGATCTTTGGATTGCTTCCTACTAGGAGTCTGGTTGCCCTCAAATGCACTTGCTACTACTTCAAATTCATCATTGAATACTACAACATCAGGCCAGCAGACTCCCGCTGGGTCCGTGATTCCCGCTACAGAGAGGACCCTTGCAAGCAGTGCAAGAAGAAGTACGTGAAAGGGGACGTATCGCTGTGCCGGTGGCATCCCAAACCATACTGCCAGGCTTTACCCTATGGGCCCGGGTACTGGATGTGCTGTCACCGGTCTCAGAAGGGCATCCCAGGCTGTAAGTTGGGTCTTCATGACAATCATTGGGTTCCTGCCTG
- the FBXO34 gene encoding F-box only protein 34 isoform X2 — MHLKPYLKLQKKERSPEISQDSLRGSPVSHQRPAQEEKYTNCTKLSVFPKPSFVTPSQKLLGIIYPNTMCNMNGKGPADGPSAREKKNALSATIHQGEEEGPLDVWAVVKPGNTKEKIAFFAAQQCSNNNRLGSVKIKSTWDIDGRTAKRRKKSVDLKKAKIQLERMREANARCSQPEPFACGIEHCSVHYVNDSGEGVFPGRSLSVIEMVAFLEQRASALLVDCAKTCMPASATRLSAQPKGALPSSDLFSSAGACEVHVERGPCSNSEQQQSEPVRVLDMVAKLESECLRQQSEREAGSLSRNNSFRRNVGRVLLASGTQPEGEVGKVSSGVLAQGDGLEEAGVAEAGYGGCCGPLGDTELWDGAASAQQPFPSGLDTQMGNVNSGLAHTALAVAAGRSDSETRIEPPRPLLSACPAAARLLPDSLRSKNATLDCIAKEPVIFPKQSLHPARKEPLCISISVTKTEKGCRKEKLSNSSASEDPLPGRLFFLQADQPAAHEQQPLRESTQEKPGEVVQNEDEDALASDRSCVRSGVPTEPSALPVPPTEGALQVLDASCLKRQVSHDFLETRFKIQQLLEPQQYMAFLPHHIIVKIFGLLPTRSLVALKCTCYYFKFIIEYYNIRPADSRWVRDSRYREDPCKQCKKKYVKGDVSLCRWHPKPYCQALPYGPGYWMCCHRSQKGIPGCKLGLHDNHWVPACHSFNRAIHKKTRGAGAEVEEEY, encoded by the coding sequence ATGCACTTAAAGCCATATCTGAAGTTACAGAAGAAAGAGCGATCTCCAGAAATAAGCCAGGATTCTCTGAGAGGCTCACCTGTGAGCCATCAGAGACcagcacaagaagaaaaatataccaACTGCACCAAACTGAGCGTTTTCCCAAAACCCTCCTTTGTGACTCCATCTCAAAAGCTTCTGGGGATTATTTATCCAAATACTATGTGCAATATGAATGGGAAAGGCCCAGCGGATGGTCCAAGtgcaagggaaaagaagaatgcCCTCTCTGCAACCATCCAccagggagaagaagaaggaccGCTGGATGTCTGGGCTGTAGTGAAACCTGGCAATACGAAGGAGAAGATTGCGTTCTTTGCAGCCCAGCAATGCAGCAACAACAACCGGCTAGGCTCTGTGAAAATCAAAAGCACGTGGGATATTGACGGAAGAACAGCTAAACGCAGGAAAAAATCAGTAGAtcttaaaaaagccaaaattcagctggaaAGAATGAGGGAGGCAAATGCCAGGTGCTCCCAGCCAGAGCCTTTCGCCTGCGGCATCGAGCACTGTTCGGTGCATTACGTGAATGACAGCGGTGAGGGTGTGTTCCCAGGCCGGTCCCTCTCGGTGATAGAGATGGTAGCCTTTCTGGAGCAGCGAGCAAGTGCTTTATTGGTAGACTGTGCTAAAACCTGCATGCCTGCTTCTGCTACGAGGCTGAGCGCTCAGCCTAAAGGTGCGCTTCCCAGCTCAGACCTTTTCTCCTCTGCCGGGGCCTGCGAGGTCCATGTGGAGAGGGGACCTTGCAGCAATAGCGAGCAGCAGCAGAGCGAGCCTGTGCGTGTGCTGGACATGGTGGCCAAGCTGGAGTCAGAGTGCCTGAGGCAGCAGAGCGAGAGGGAGGCTGGGAGCCTCTCGCGGAACAACAGCTTCCGCAGAAATGTCGGGAGGGTGCTCCTGGCGAGCGGCACCCAGCCCGAGGGCGAGGTGGGGAAGGTCTCCTCGGGGGTCCTGGCTCAGGGGGATGGCTTGGAGGAGGCAGGGGTAGCAGAAGCTGGGTATGGAGGGTGTTGTGGTCCTCTGGGTGACACAGAGTTGTGGGATGGTGCtgcctctgctcagcagccttTTCCTTCTGGGCTGGATACTCAGATGGGGAATGTGAATTCGGGACTTGCTCATACAGCATTGGCTGTAGCTGCTGGCAGGAGTGATTCTGAAACGCGGATCGAGCCTCCCAGACCCCTGCTGTCTGCAtgtccagctgctgccaggttGCTGCCGGATTCCTTGCGGAGCAAGAACGCGACTCTTGATTGCATAGCGAAAGAGCCTGTAATTTTCCCAAAGCAAAGTCTGCATCCTGCTAGGAAGGAGCCCTTATGCATCAGTATATCGGTCACCAAGACTGAGAAGGGATGCAGGAAAGAGAAGCTCTCCAACTCCAGTGCTAGTGAAGATCCGCTCCCAGGGAGGCTGTTCTTCCTCCAGGCTGACCAGCCTGCTGCTCATGAGCAACAGCCACTACGGGAAAGTACCCAAGAAAAGCCAGGAGAAGTAGTCCAAAATGAGGATGAGGATGCCTTGGCATCTGACAGGTCGTGTGTCAGAAGCGGTGTCCCTACAGAGCCATCTGCCCTTCCTGTTCCTCCGACAGAAGGGGCTTTGCAAGTACTTGATGCTTCCTGCTTAAAAAGGCAGGTTTCGCATGACTTTCTGGAGACCAGGTTTAAAATCCAGCAGCTGTTGGAGCCTCAGCAGTATATGGCCTTCTTGCCTCACCACATCATAGTGAAGATCTTTGGATTGCTTCCTACTAGGAGTCTGGTTGCCCTCAAATGCACTTGCTACTACTTCAAATTCATCATTGAATACTACAACATCAGGCCAGCAGACTCCCGCTGGGTCCGTGATTCCCGCTACAGAGAGGACCCTTGCAAGCAGTGCAAGAAGAAGTACGTGAAAGGGGACGTATCGCTGTGCCGGTGGCATCCCAAACCATACTGCCAGGCTTTACCCTATGGGCCCGGGTACTGGATGTGCTGTCACCGGTCTCAGAAGGGCATCCCAGGCTGTAAGTTGGGTCTTCATGACAATCATTGGGTTCCTGCCTG